A genome region from Dreissena polymorpha isolate Duluth1 chromosome 16, UMN_Dpol_1.0, whole genome shotgun sequence includes the following:
- the LOC127862034 gene encoding uncharacterized protein LOC127862034 — protein sequence MVFGRKNNTKGLAALVNGAARMAEHMIVLDQTEAALDREIKREEQRGVPKTTIGKVRRQGGHLLHTKYVLLLVVILNIIDILLVLGELMLDIKYVTDLLTKEYTRSNNFIASMKQLYPFRLSYLEADDIQGLEQEILIGHIMWNGSDDSILTGGPRQKRQDNVNSNSASNISNKAIGNITFHKGQSFVGHAHEQSIERNIAFGLHKASITILGILCFEILFKIFCLGSELLQHKFECFDAAIVIASFTVDLIFLNGLQQFAVHEFVFILAFLVLWRFIRVVNSLIVAIMEHEHFRLVILYKQKKKTQEKLQDAKDDIKKLEAYVEALEKLCALSGCPDPMIQAKLIIYQKVKANSDMIGAISNFAIGCQMLSQPFINGIMAVGKQDIQMNGGKHDILIPVEDFSVPNKIDHLPQGNHTISELADSKLTVWRVRVADSMSPPKIHLAVLEERVKMSPGIHTDWDKIILRLTRCISTINTDSEDVSFLNENKANSEESTKVTSSDRKASNVEDDSLGIANKLDLTRTGSCDSKQKPDTDTLC from the coding sequence ATGGTGTTTGGAAGAAAGAACAACACCAAAGGCCTAGCTGCATTGGTGAATGGGGCAGCCAGGATGGCAGAGCACATGATTGTGTTGGACCAAACAGAAGCGGCTCTGGATCGTGAGATTAAACGAGAGGAGCAAAGAGGGGTTCCGAAAACAACGATCGGAAAAGTAAGACGACAGGGCGGGCATCTGTTGCATACAAAATACGTCTTACTACTGGTTGTCATTCTTAACATCATTGACATTCTCCTAGTGCTTGGGGAACTCATGCTGGATATCAAATACGTCACAGACTTGCTCACCAAAGAATACACACGCTCCAACAATTTCATTGCGTCAATGAAGCAGTTATATCCATTTAGACTTAGTTACCTGGAAGCAGACGACATTCAAGGACTGGAACAAGAGATTTTGATTGGTCACATCATGTGGAATGGGTCAGATGACTCCATATTGACTGGTGGTCCTCGACAAAAAAGGCAAGACAATGTTAACTCTAATAGCGCAAGTAATATTTCGAACAAGGCTATAGGGAATATAACTTTTCACAAAGGTCAATCATTTGTTGGTCATGCGCATGAGCAAAGCATAGAAAGGAATATTGCATTTGGACTGCACAAAGCAAGTATCACGATATTAGGAATCCTGTGTTTTGAGATATTGTTTAAGATTTTCTGCCTTGGTTCTGAGCTTCTTCAGCACAAGTTTGAGTGTTTCGACGCAGCCATCGTTATAGCCTCCTTCACTGTGGACCTGATCTTCCTTAATGGGCTTCAACAGTTTGCTGTGCATGAATTTGTTTTTATCTTAGCATTCCTGGTTCTCTGGAGGTTTATCAGAGTAGTCAACAGTCTGATAGTGGCCATCATGGAACATGAACACTTCCGGTTGGTGATTCTGTACAAGcagaagaaaaaaacacaagaaaagcTTCAGGATGCCAAGGATGATATCAAGAAACTAGAGGCATATGTCGAGGCATTGGAGAAGCTCTGTGCACTATCAGGCTGTCCAGACCCCATGATACAGGCGAAATTAATCATTTACCAGAAAGTGAAGGCCAACAGTGATATGATAGGCGCCATATCCAACTTTGCCATAGGTTGTCAGATGCTCAGTCAACCTTTCATCAACGGTATCATGGCTGTGGGAAAGCAGGACATACAGATGAATGGAGGAAAACACGATATTCTGATACCTGTTGAGGATTTCAGTGTTCCAAATAAAATTGACCACTTGCCTCAGGGTAACCATACGATATCGGAGCTGGCTGATAGCAAGCTCACAGTTTGGAGAGTCAGAGTGGCGGACAGCATGTCGCCACCCAAGATTCACCTTGCAGTACTGGAGGAAAGAGTGAAAATGAGCCCTGGGATTCACACTGACTGGGACAAAATTATCTTGAGACTAACGAGATGCATATCGACTATCAACACGGACAGCGAGGACGTTAGTTTCTTGAATGAGAACAAGGCTAATTCGGAAGAAAGTACCAAAGTGACATCATCTGACAGGAAAGCGAGCAATGTTGAAGACGACTCCTTGGGAATTGCCAACAAATTGGACCTGACCAGAACTGGCTCCTGTGATAGTAAACAAAAACCTGACACAGACACCTTATGTTAG